A window from Armatimonadota bacterium encodes these proteins:
- a CDS encoding ParB/RepB/Spo0J family partition protein: MDIIDKNTRMDTKKQDNAPNIPRPVEIQSVIDIDIDKIRLNPYQPRKSFDDQKLHELAESIRQNGILQPIVVRPVDNGAFELVAGERRFRAAVLAGLDSIPGVARQLSEKESLEIALIENLQREDIKPLECAQAYRRLMDEFGLTQEQVAERVGKSRPAVANTLRLLNLPAEILESLDREQITEGHARALLSIPNPEEQLKAWEKIVKDGLSVREAERLSRMSATGKPPRHVKVSRETRRHGQTNPHIANVEDKLRRFLGTKVSISINHENKGRIEIEFYGEDDLMRIIDLIFQT, from the coding sequence ATGGACATCATAGACAAGAACACTCGCATGGACACAAAGAAACAAGACAATGCCCCGAATATACCTAGGCCTGTTGAAATACAATCTGTCATTGACATCGACATTGACAAGATAAGGCTCAACCCCTATCAGCCAAGAAAATCATTTGATGACCAGAAACTCCATGAGCTTGCAGAATCCATACGACAAAATGGCATACTTCAACCCATCGTAGTGCGACCTGTAGATAACGGGGCGTTCGAACTTGTAGCTGGCGAACGCAGATTTCGAGCGGCGGTTCTAGCAGGCCTTGACAGCATTCCAGGAGTCGCTCGGCAGCTCTCAGAAAAGGAATCGCTTGAGATTGCACTTATAGAAAACCTCCAACGAGAAGACATTAAACCCCTCGAATGTGCCCAAGCCTATCGGCGACTTATGGATGAGTTTGGTCTAACGCAGGAGCAAGTTGCCGAGCGTGTTGGGAAAAGCCGCCCGGCGGTGGCAAATACCCTTCGTCTATTGAACCTTCCAGCAGAAATCTTAGAAAGCCTCGACCGCGAACAGATTACAGAAGGGCATGCGCGAGCTCTTCTTTCCATTCCAAACCCCGAAGAACAACTCAAGGCATGGGAGAAGATCGTCAAAGATGGCCTCAGTGTCAGGGAAGCCGAAAGGCTGTCCAGGATGTCAGCGACAGGCAAGCCACCTCGCCATGTCAAAGTTTCACGTGAAACTAGACGTCATGGACAAACAAACCCGCATATTGCAAATGTCGAAGATAAACTCAGGCGATTCCTCGGCACAAAAGTTTCGATTTCAATCAATCATGAAAATAAAGGCCGCATAGAAATTGAGTTCTATGGAGAGGATGACCTAATGCGCATAATCGACCTAATTTTTCAAACATAA